In Pedobacter sp. W3I1, one DNA window encodes the following:
- the hemW gene encoding radical SAM family heme chaperone HemW, with protein MSGIYIHIPFCKKACHYCDFHFSTSLKYADEMVDAICKEIKMKKDRISGQVGSIYFGGGTPSILSQTALQKIFDAINHTFSVNANAEITIETNPDDLTAQKLKELKQLPVNRFSVGIQSFYDEDLTWMNRAHQAKEAEDCIRRSQDIGFENLTLDLIYGYPLLTDQKWLNNIQKAIELEIPHISAYALTVEPRTALAHAIKNKKQTPVSDNQSAAQFVILMDKLVDVGFEHYEISNFAKPDQYAVHNTNYWKGIDYIGIGPSAHGFNGQNRYMNPANNALYMETLGHNKLPEIVEELSLNDRFNEYIMTSLRTMWGTDLQKINTDFGKDFLEETKHNLKNFEDKDWLIIEGDNIRLSQNGKLFADHIASELFIVGNE; from the coding sequence ATGTCTGGTATCTATATTCATATTCCTTTCTGTAAAAAGGCCTGTCACTATTGCGATTTTCATTTCAGCACTTCTTTAAAATATGCTGATGAAATGGTTGATGCCATCTGCAAGGAAATCAAAATGAAAAAGGATCGGATTAGCGGACAAGTTGGAAGCATTTACTTTGGTGGCGGAACACCGTCTATCTTATCGCAAACTGCACTACAAAAAATTTTCGATGCCATTAACCACACATTTTCGGTTAATGCAAATGCTGAAATCACCATCGAAACCAATCCAGACGATTTAACGGCCCAGAAGTTAAAAGAGCTGAAACAATTGCCCGTTAACCGCTTTAGTGTAGGTATTCAATCTTTTTATGATGAAGATCTGACCTGGATGAACAGGGCGCATCAGGCAAAAGAAGCTGAAGATTGCATCAGAAGAAGTCAGGATATCGGTTTTGAAAACCTAACCCTCGATTTAATTTATGGTTATCCTTTACTTACCGATCAAAAATGGTTGAACAATATCCAAAAAGCAATCGAGCTTGAGATTCCGCATATCTCGGCCTACGCCTTAACGGTAGAACCCCGCACAGCTTTAGCTCATGCCATAAAAAATAAAAAACAAACTCCTGTAAGTGATAACCAAAGTGCCGCTCAGTTTGTAATTCTGATGGATAAACTGGTTGATGTCGGATTTGAGCACTATGAAATTTCGAATTTTGCCAAACCAGATCAATATGCCGTGCATAACACCAATTACTGGAAAGGAATAGATTATATTGGCATAGGCCCATCGGCACATGGTTTTAATGGACAGAACCGCTATATGAACCCCGCCAATAACGCCCTGTATATGGAAACGTTAGGCCACAACAAGCTCCCTGAAATTGTTGAAGAACTGAGTTTAAACGACAGATTTAACGAATACATTATGACTTCGTTAAGAACCATGTGGGGAACTGATTTACAAAAAATAAATACCGATTTTGGGAAAGACTTTTTAGAAGAAACAAAACATAACCTTAAAAATTTCGAGGATAAAGATTGGCTGATCATTGAAGGAGATAACATTCGTTTGAGCCAGAATGGAAAATTATTTGCCGATCATATTGCTTCAGAATTGTTTATAGTGGGAAATGAATGA